The genomic stretch GCGGCAGCGGGAGCGAGAGGTGCCAGGTGGCGTGGGTGTCGTCGTGAACCTCGAAGGAGTCCACGACGCTGATCGGGCGGGCGCGCTTGCCCGGATCGGCGATGAACTCCCAGACGCGCTCCGGCGGGGCGGCTATCTCGATGGTACGTTCGACACGAACAGTCATAGCACGAGTAGTGGGTCGCCGGGTAAAAGTCCGCCGAAGACGGCGGTGAGAACCGAGACGGTGCGGTAGCGGTGGTGCCGGCTTACCCGGGGGTGACGCGCCAGGTGGTGGACTTCGCCCGGCTCCACTTCTCGATGTCGATGTCCTCGGACTCCTCGGCGAGCCGGGGGAGACGGACCCCGACCTGTTTGGCGGTGAGGCCGAGCTGGTCGGCGATCTGCTTCGAGCGGAAGTACCGGTCGCCTCGCGAGACGCTGTCGTAGAGATAGGCGAGGATCCGTCGGTCCTCGTCGGTGTAGGTGGCCATTACCGTTGATAAGGGCGTGATCGTCTTAACGCTTTTCGACGTGGTTATCGGGCGAGATGGACCGCGCCGACCGCGAGCGCCCCGGCGATCATCGCCGCGGCGAACCCCCAGCTGGCGAGGATCTGGTTCTCGGTGAGTCCAGCGACGAACGCGACGACCGCGCCCGCGATCCCGACCACGACGAACAGCACCGTCAGCCCGATCCCGCGATCGGTCGTGACGCTTTCGGTAGCCATGTCGGCGCTATCATCGGCGGGGACTTAGGTCGTTCCATCGCAAGGGGTATTCCCGTCCCGCCCCGAAGGCCGTGCATCTAGATGGGTCGTCTCACCCGGCTGCTGGTCGGCCTCCTCGTGCTCGCAGCCCTCCTCGCGGTCGCCCTCGGTGTGGTCGCGGTCGGCTTCGACCGGCCGTCGATAGTCGAGAGCGAGAGCCGTATCGTCGGCGTCAACGCCACGACGACGGTCGTCGAGACCGACCTCACGGTCTCGAATCCCAACCCGGTCGCGGTCCGACTCGGCGACGCCACGGTCGCCACGAACGTCAGCATGAACGGTATCGAGGTTGGAGCCGGCACCAAGCGCGGGATCCGACTCGGGCGGGGAGCCACGGACGTCAGCCTCACGACGGTCATCGACAACCGGGAGATCCCCGACTGGTGGGT from Halococcus hamelinensis 100A6 encodes the following:
- a CDS encoding DUF7525 family protein, whose product is MATESVTTDRGIGLTVLFVVVGIAGAVVAFVAGLTENQILASWGFAAAMIAGALAVGAVHLAR
- a CDS encoding DUF7123 family protein: MATYTDEDRRILAYLYDSVSRGDRYFRSKQIADQLGLTAKQVGVRLPRLAEESEDIDIEKWSRAKSTTWRVTPG